A region of the Geomonas subterranea genome:
TTCGGTTACAGCACGACCTCCGCAGGCGCCAAGCCCACCGTCATCGACGCCGGTTCCATGAGCGTCATCCCCTCCATTCACAAGGTGACGCAGGCTCCCAAACGGATGAGCAGCACCAGGACCCGCGGCAGCGAGCAGGATTTCCGTGCCACCAAGGCCTCCATCGAGGCGTACCTGATGAAGGCGGGGGCGCAGAACAAGGTCTCCGTTTCGGTGACCCAGCGCGGCCTGGTGGTGAGCCTGAAGGAGGCGGGATTCTTCGACAGCGGGAGCGCCACGCTCAAGCAGAGTTCGCTGACCCTCCTGAAGGACGTCATCGCCTCCCTGGCCAGCTATTCCAACGCGGTCCGCGTCGAGGGGCACACCGACAACATTCCCATCAGTACCGCCTCCTTCCCGTCCAACTGGGAGCTCTCCACCACGCGTGCCACCAACGTGCTGCAGTATCTCACCAAACAGGAAGATTTCGACCCCGCCAGGATCTCCGCGGCCGGCTACGGCGAGTACCGCCCGGTAGCCGACAACAGCGACGAAGAAGGGCGCGCCAAAAACCGCCGCGTCGACATCGTCCTTCTCTCCGAGCAGAGCGAGCGCAACGAGCCGTAGTCTCGGCGCGCGTCCGAGGGTCCGCCTATTAAAAGGGGACTGGCTCCGCCAGGTGCCTGTCCCCTTTTAATGGGCGGACGCCCTGTCAAACAAATGACCCCATCATCACCGCCCTACCATAAACCCTATTCTTTTCAATGTATTAGCCACCTGGCTACTCCGCTGGTACGGTAGTTGCTCACGTGTAGTGGTCGACCCATCACCACTGAGAGGTTTCTATCATGAAAGTTTCCATGCCCAGCGGCTCCATGCATGGCTGGGGCATTGCCGGCACCTACCTCGAGCGCGAGATCGCCCAGCTCCCCCCGGTACCGGGGGTGACGCTGCATTGCATGTCGCAGAACCTCGCGCCGCTGAACCCCGAGGCCTGGGACAGCATCAACATCGGCTACTGCTTCTTCGAGAACAGCATCGAGATCCTCAACTTCACCCGTCAGGCCGCGCGCCAGTGGGACTTCATCGTGGCCGGCTCCAAGTGGTGCGAGTACCTGCTCCGAATCGGCGGGGTGAAAAACTGCTGCACCATCCTCCAGGGGGTCGACCCCGAACGCTTCTACCCGCTGCCGCTCCCGCCGGATGACCGCTTCGTGGTCTTCTCCGGCGGCAAGTTCGAACTCAGGAAAGGGCAGGACCTGGTCATCGTCGCCATGAAGGTGCTGATGCAGCGCCACAGTGACGTCTACCTCTCCTGCAGCTGGACCAACCAGTGGCCCTTTTCACTTCTCACCATGGAAAACTCCCCTTTCATCACCTACCGCCACGACGACGAGGACTTCCTGAGCGTCCCGGGACGCTGCGCACTCGATAACGGGCTCGACCCGGCGCGCACCTTCGTGCACCCGCTGGTGCACAACGACGCCATCAGGGAAATCTTCGCCGGTACCCACGTGGGCCTGTTCCCGAACCGCTGCGAAGGGGGGAACAACATGGTGATGTGCGAGTACATGGCCTGCGGCAGGTCGGTGATCGCCTCCGACACGAGCGGCCACGCCGACGTGATCAACTCCACCATCGCCTACCCGCTCACCCGCTACCGCCCCATGGTGATCAACAGCGGCGGCGTGCAGACCGGCGTCTGGGAGGAACCGGACCTGGAGGAGATCATCGAAACGCTGGAACAGGTCTACCGCAACCGGCACGAACTCCCGGGTAAGGGGGCGCTGGCCGCCGAGGAGATGAAGAGGCTCACCTGGGGGGGCGCCGCGCGCCAGTTCCACTACCTGGCTACCAAGCTCGCCAACCAGGCGGAGCTCGCCCGGATGCGGGATGCCTAGCCTCATGATGCACAAGGACGACATGGCGCAGGAGTTCTCCCGCGCCCTGCAACTGCAGCGCGCCGGGCGCCTGGCCGAGGCGGAGCCGCTCTACCGCGGATTGGCCTCGGCGGGAGGGGCGCTGGCCGCCGACGCCCATATCAACCTCGGGGCGCTCCTCGATGAGACGGGGCGCCACGAGGAGGCGCTCGAGGAGTACCGCACGGCGCTCTCCCTACGGGAAGGCGACCCGCTCGCCCTGAACAACATGGGCTCTTCACTCTTTAAACTGGGACGCTTCGCCGAGGCCGCCGGGTTGTTCCGCCTCGCGCTTGTCAAGGCGCCCGACGCACTGGAGCCGGCCATCGCACTGGGAGGTGCGCTGCAGCGCAGCGGTGACGTTGACGGCGCCATCGCCTGCTTCAGGGACCTGGTGCGGCGCCGCCCCGACTGCGCCGACGCGCACTGGAACCTGGCCCTGGCCCTCCTCATGGCCGGCGAATTCCGGGAGGGGTGGGCGGAGTACCAGTGGCGCTGGCAACGGGACGACTTCACCTCGCCCAGGCGCGGCTTCCACGCGCCCGCCTGGGACGGCGCTCCGCTCGACGGCCGGCGCATCCTCGTGCACGGGGAGCAGGGGTTCGGGGATACCATCCAGTTCGCCCGCTACCTACCCATGGTGGCGCAGCGCGGCGGCATCGTCATCGCCGAGTGCCAGTCGGCCGCGCTGGCCCCCATCCTGCGCGGCATGCCGGGGGTGGCCGAGGTCTGCGTCATGGGGGAGCCGCTCCCCCCCTTCGACGTCGAGGTCCCACTGCTTTCGCTGCCGCACCTCTTCGATACGACCCTCGCCACCGTTCCCAACCACGTCCCCTACCTCTCCCCGCCGCCGCAGAGGCTCGGGCTCTGGCGGGCGAAGCTCTCCGCGGACGCGGGCTTCAAGGTGGGGGTGGTGTGGGCCGGCAAGCCGGTTCCCGACCCGTTCCGCTCCTGCCCGCTCGCGGCCCTGGCGCCGCTTGGCGGCATCCCGGGGGCGACGCTGTACTCGCTGCAGGTGGGCGAGGCGGCGGCCGCGCCGGGGGAGTACCCGGGGCTCATCGACTTCACCTCCGCCATCCGCGATTTCGGCGACACCGCCGCCTTCATCGCCCAGCTCGACCTGGTTATTTCCATCGATACCTCCGTGGCGCACCTGGCCGGGGCGCTGGGGAAGCCCGTCTGGCTGATGCTTCCCATGGCGGGCGACTACAGGTGGCTGTGCGGACGGGAGGATTCACCCTGGTACCCAACCATGCGCCTGTTCCGGCAGCAGACCCAGGGGGAGTGGGGCGAGGTGGTCGAGCGCCTGGCCGCGGCCCTCGCCGCTGCCGTGCAGGAGTTCCTGGAGCGGCGGCTCGCGGCGCACCCCTTCGACGGCGGTAGCCACTATCTCCTGGGCGCCTTCCTGGCCGCGGCGGGAAAGCCGCGCGAGGCGACGGTCCGCTTCACCAAGGCCGCCCAGCTTCTGCCCCGGCAGTGGCAGCCGCACTATGCCCTGGCGCAGGCACTGCAGCAGCAGGGGCGGTTCGCCGAGGCGGCGGTGAGCCTGGAAGAGGCGCTCGCCCTGGAACGGGAGGTGCCCGAACTGCACGAGGGGGTGGGGATCGTGAAGCAGGTGCTGGGGGAGCTGGAGGGTGCGCTGCAAAGCTACCGCGAGGCCCTGCGGCTTGACCCCGCCCTGGTCAAGGCACGCTACAACCTGGCAACGACTCTGAAGGAGCTGGGGCGCTTCGAGGAGGCGCTTGGCGAGTTCAGGGAAGTGGTGCGGCGCTCCCCGGGGTACGCGGATGCGCACTGGAACCTGGCGGTCTTCCTGCTCATGAACGGGGAGCTTCCCGAGGGGTGGCGCGAGTTCTCCTGGCGTTTCCAGAAAAGCAGCCAGGCGCCGCTGCGCAGGTGGGAGGAGTACCCCGCCTGGGACGGCGCGCCGCTCTCGGGGAGGACCATCCTCCTCTACGGCGAGCAGGGGGCGGGGGACACGCTCCAGTTCGTGCGCTACGCACCGCTGGTGGCCGGGCGCGGGGGGCGGGTGCTGATCGAGGTGCAGTCGCCCGGGCTCGTGCCGCTGGTGGAGACGGTGGCCGGCGTCGAGGCGGTCTTCGCCTGCGGCGACACCATCCCGCGGTTTGAGCTGCAGGCGTCGCTCATGGACCTGCCGGGGATCTTCGGGACCGACCTTGCCGGCATACCGGCAGAGGTCCCCTACCTGCACGTCGATCCCGCCCGGCTGGCGGCGTGCGGCTCCCTCTTCCCCGACGACGGCAGCCTCAAGGTGGGGCTCGCCTGGCGGGGGAACCCCGGACACCCCAACGACCTGAACCGTTCGCTTGCGGCGGAAAAGCTCTCCGCGCTCTCCGCGCTTTCCGGTGTGGGGTTCTACTCCCTGCAGTTCGGCGCCGGGGGCGAGCTCGCCGGGATCCTCCCCGTGACCGATCTCACCCCGGCCATCCGCGACTACGCGGACACCGCCGCGCTCGCCGCCCGGCTCGACCTGGTGCTTTCGGTGGACACCTCGGTGGCGCACCTCTGCGGGGCGCTGGGGCTCCCGGTATGGCTCCTGGTCCCCTTCGTGCCGGACTGGCGCTGGCTGACCCGCCGCGACGACTCGCCATGGTACCCGACCATGCGGCTGTTCCGGCAATCCGCCCCGGGGGATTGGGATGGCGTGCTGCAGCGGGTGGTGCGCGCCCTGGGCGAGCTCATTGCGACAAAACGGGGGGCACGGCAGGCACCGGCGGCGGATTCGATGCGGCAGGCCGAGCGCTACAACGACGAGGGGTGCACCCTCGACGGCGCGGGCAGACATGCCGAGGCCATCGCGCGCTACCGGCAGGCCGTCGCGCTCTGTCCCGGCTTCGCGGCACCGCACTACAACATGGGCAACAGTCTCTACATCTTGGGGCGGTTCGCCGAGGCTGCCGGCTGCTACCGGCACGCCCTGGCCGCCGATCCGTCCCTGGCGCAGGCATGGCACAACCTGGCCCTGACCCTCAAGGAGCAGGGTGAGTTCGAGGGGGCGCTGCAGGCGCTGCAGCGGGCGGTCGCGGTCGCGCCGGACTACCTGGAGGCCCGGCACAACCTGGGCGAGCTGCAGCACGCCATGGGGGACCTCGACACGGCCGCCGCCACCTTCCGCGCCATCCTGGCCGACGACCCCGGCTACCTCCCCTCCTGGAACGCGTTCGGTATCACGCTGCAGGTGCAGGGACGGCTGGAAGAGGCGGTGGCGTGCTACCGCCATGCGCTGCGCATAAAGCCCGACTACCTGCACGCGCTCAACAACCTCGGTGCCGCAAGCCGCGCCCTGTGCGACGTCGACACGGCCGTCGACTGCTACCGGAAGGTGCTCGCCCTCGATCCCGGCTATGCCGACGCGCGCTGGAACCTGGCCCTGGTGCAACTGCAGCTGGGGAGTACCGGGACGGCTGGCAGGGGTACCGAGCGGCGCTTCGACAAGGTGGATCCCTCCCGCGCCTGAACCTGCCGCAACCGCTTTGGGACGGCTCTCCCCTCCAGGGAAAGACCATCCTGCTCCACGCCGAACAGGGGTTTGGCGACACCTTCCAGTTCGTGCGCTACGCGCCTCTCCTGGCGGCGCAGGGGGCGACCGTACTGGTGCAGTGCCAGGCCAGGCCGATAGCGCCGGTGCTGGCCACGGTGCCGGGCGTGGCGCGGGTGCTGGTGCGGGGCGAACCACTCCCCGCGTTCGACTGTCACGCGCCCCTCATGAGTCTGCCGCACCTGTGCGGCACGCTCCTGGAGACGATCCCGGCGCCCATCCCGTACCTTGCTGCCGATGCTACCCTGGTGGAGCGCTGGCGCGCCGCCATGCCGCAGGGCGCTTTCCGCGTCGGGCTCGTGTGGGCGGGTAGGAAAACGTACAAGGACGATCTGAAACGCTCGCTTACCCTCTCGCTCTTCGCGCCGCTGGCGCAGGTTGCCGGGGCCCGCTTCTGCGCCCTGCAGGTCGGGGACGGGGCGGAACAGGCCGCGACCCCGCCGCCGGGGATGGAACTGACCGACCTCGGCGCCGGGATCAAGAGCTTCGCGGACACCGCCGCCATCCTGACCCAGCTCGACCTGGTCATCTCGGCCGACACCGCCGTGGCCCACCTGGCCGGGGGGCTCGGGGTGCCGGTCTGGGTGCTCCTCCCCATGGCCTGCGACTGGCGCTGGCTCATGGAGCGGGAGGATTCCCCCTGGTACCCGACCGCCCGGCTGTTCCGCCAGAAGCGCCGGGGCGAGTGGGGCGAAGTGCTGGAGCGGGTGGCGCGGCAGCTGGAACTGCTGGTCCGGGCCAAAGGAGATCGATAGTAGATGCAAAGCCGCGACGAATTGAAACAGGCCCTGGCGGAAAACCGCGTCGAGCGGGCGGACGAGCTGTGCCGGGAGCAGTTGCGGGAGACGCCCGAGGACGTCGACCTGCTTACCCTCTCGGGCGTGCTCGCGCGTCTCCTGGACCGCCCGGACCAGGCGCTGGAGGCCTTCTCCCGCGCCGCGACCCTCGACCCGGCGCAGGCCGAGCTGCACAACAACCTCGGCGTGATCCTCGAGGACCTGGGACGGTTCGAGGAGGCGCAGCAGCGCTACCGTGCCGCTCTGGAGCTGAAGCCCGATTACCCGGAAGCGATGGGAAACCTCGGCAACGCGCTTCTCAAGCTGGGGCGCCTGGACGAGGCCGTGGCGCGCTTTTGCGACGCCATAGCGCTCGACCCCGGCTACGGCAACGCCTACTACCACCTGGGGCACGCCCTGCGCGCGCAGGGAGAGTGGCAGGGGGCGGCGCGATGCTACAGGAAGGTGGTCGACCTGCAGCCGGACCACCTGAAGGGGTGGGTGAACCTGGGAGGTTCGCTGCTCGCCCTCAACGATTTCGAAGAGGCACTGGCCGCCCTGCGCATGGCGCTGTCGCTCGATCACGACAGCGTCGACGCCCACTGGAACCTCGCCCTCGTCCTCCTCGCCCTCGGGGAGTACCGTGAGGGGTGGCGCGAATACCAGTGGCGCCTGAAGGACCCGGCCGGGGGCTTTTCCGCCGGGGTCCCGGGAAGGCAGATGTGGGACGGGTCGCCGCTTGCGGGGCGGACCCTGCTCGTGCGGGCCGAGCAGGGGTTCGGCGACGCCATCCAGTTCTTCCGCTACGCCCGCCTGCTGGCGCGCCGCGGTGAAAAGGTGGTGCTCGAGTGCCGCCGCGAACTGCTGCCGCTTTTCGCCGCGCAGGGAGACCCGATGCTGCTCTGCGCCGCCGGTGACGCTCCCCCCCCCTTCGACACCTTCACGTATCTCATGAGCCTGCCGCACCTTCTGGGGACCACCCTCGAATCCATCCCGCCGCAGGGGGCGCCGCTCCGGGCCGATGCAGCGCTCAGAGAGCTGTGGCGCGAGCAGGCGGCCAAGGGCCCGGGGCTCAAGGTAGGGGTGGTCTGGGCGGGTAGCGCCGGTTACAAGAGGGACCGCTACCGCTCGCTCCCGGCGCGGGCCTTGGCCCCCCTGGCGTCGCTGCCGGGGGTGACCCTGTTCAACCTGCAGCTGGGCGCGGCTGCCGAGGACCTGGCCATCCTGTCCGCTGCCGGTACCGTTATCGACCTCACTCCCGCCCTCAAGGACTTCGCGCACACCGCCGCCTTGATCGACAACCTCGACCTGGTGGTCTCGGTCGACACCGCCGTGGCCCACCTCGCGGCGGCCATGGGGAAGCCGGTGCACCTCCTGCTCCCCTTCTCCTGCGACTGGCGCTGGCTGCACGGCCGCTCCGACTCCCCCTGGTACCCGAGCGTGACCCTGCACCGCCAGCCGGCTCCGGGGGAGTGGCAGCCGGTGGTCGACTCCGTCAGGGGCCGGATCGCCGCTCTTTGCGGCGGGGGAGGGCAGGACCCGAACCTGTTGTTTCGCGAGGCGAACCGGCTCAGGATGCAGGGGGATACCGACGGCGCCGTCACCCTCTACCGCGCCCTCCTGGCCCGGCTCCCGGAGTGCGCCGAGGTCTACAACAACCTGGGGCTCGCCCTGCAGGACCAGGGGCTTTGGGCCGAGGCGGAGGCGAGCTACCGGCGCGCCATGGAGCTGAAGCCGCAGTTGGCCGACGCCTACAACAACCTGGGGACGCTCCTGGTCGGCCGCGCGGAGCACGACGACGCCGAGCCCCTCTTTCGGCGCGCCGTCGCACTCGACCCGGCCTACCTCCCCGCCTATGTGAACCTGGGTTCCTGCCTGCAGGTGCTGGAAGAGCCGGCCCAGGCGGTCGATCTGTACCGCCATGCCATCGCGCTCGACCCCGGCTACCTGGAGGCGCGCATCAACCTCGGCACCGCCTGGCAGGATCTCATGCAGCCGCAGCAGGCCATAGAAACCTACCGGGAACTGTTGCGCCTGGCGCCCGAACACCCGGAGGCCCACTGGAACCTCGCCCTGAGCCTGCTGTCGGTGGGGGATTTTCAAGAGGGGTGGCGCGAGTACGAGTGGCGCCTGGCGGGATGCCAACCGGAGCTCGCCGTCCCGCTCTGGCGCGGCGAGGAGCTTTCCGGGCGCACCATCCTGTTGCAGTGCGAGCAGGGGCTGGGCGACACGCTGCAGTTCATCCGGTACGCGCCGCTGGTGGCGCAGCGGGGAGGGCGGGTGGTGGTGCGCTGCCAGATCCCGGCGCTCAAGCCCCTCCTGGCGCGGGTTCCCGGAGTGGCGGCGGTCTACGCGCCGGCAGACGAGCTCCCGCCCTGCGACTGGCAGGTCCAGCTCCTTAGCCTGCCGCACCTGTTCGGGACCACGCTCGAAAAGATGCCTCCCTGGCGCCCCTACCTCTTCCCCGAGGAGCGGCGCGCCGCGCTCTGGAGCCTCATGCTGGAGGAGGGGGCGACGCTCAAGGTCGGGCTGGTCTGGCGCGGGGGGCCGCTTCCCAGAAACCGCGCCTGCCCGTTCAAGGAGTTCGCCCCTCTTGCCGATATGCCGGGTGTGATATTTTATTCCCTGCAGCTGGGCGAGGCCCCGGATCCGGACCTCCTCCCCGCCGTCGACCTCGCGCCGCAGATCAAGGACTTCGGCGACACCGCCGCCATCCTGGCCGGGCTCGACCTGCTCGTCACGGTGGACACGGCGGCGGCGCACCTGGCCGGCGGCATGGGGATGCCGGTCTGGCTCCTCCTCCCTTACTCATGCGACTGGCGCTGGTTCGCCGAGCGCGAGGACTCCCCCTGGTACCCCGCCATGCGCATCTTCCGGCAGGGGCGCCCCGGCGACTGGCCCGGCGTGATGGGGCGGATCCGTGCCGCCCTGCAAGAGAGGTTGAGCTGCCAATAATTTGACAAAAATAATCGTAAGGTGGCGCTTTTCCGTTAAAGTTCTGGGGCCGCCGTGTCGATATTCTTTACAAACGCGCAGGACGCGCCGGCGATGAGGGGGTGAAATTCATCAGTTACTCGCCGTAGGGCAGGATGCCCGATAGTGAAGAAGACAGCATCGGCACGGTTTTCAACCCGGCAAGAATGCCGGCAAACACCCAGAAAAGGAGAAGTACCATGGCAACTAGCGACATCTCTCTCACCGCAGGCATGAGGACCAACCTTCTCAACCTCCAATCGACCAGCAAGCTCCTGAACAGGACCCAGGAAAGGCTCTCTTCCGGCAAGCAGGTCAACAGCGCTCTGGACAACCCGACCAACTACTTCGCAGCACAGAACGCCAACCAGCGCGCCAGCGACCTCGCCGACCGTAAGGACGGCATGGCCGAGGCGGTTCAGACGGTTTCGGCTACCAATGCAGGTATCACCGCCATCACCGGCCTGATCAACGCAGCAAAAGGTATCGCGCAATCCGCCCTTTCCACCAGCGACACCGGCACCAGGTCGAAACTGGCCACCCAGTACGACACCATTCGTAGCCAGATCGACAACATCTCCTCTGACTCCGGTTACCGTGGTCTGAACCTGCTGAGCTCCACCAACACCCTGACCGTAAACTTCAACGAAGATGCGAGCTCCAGCCTCAACGTCGTCGGCTTCCTCGGCAACGCAAGCGGCCTGAGCCTCAGCGGCGCCAGCGGCAGCTGGGCTACCAACTCCGACATCACCACCGACACGGCGAAGATGGATACGGCGATCTCGACCCTCAGGTCGAACACCCAGACCCTGGCGGCGAACCTGAACATCATCACCACCCGTCAGAACTTCACCGACTCCATGATCAACACGCTGCAGACCGGTGCTGACAACCTGACCCTGGCCGACATGAACCAGGAAGGTGCCAACATGCTGATGCTGCAGACCCGTCAGAGCTTGGGTACCACCTCGCTCTCGATGTCTTCGCAGGCAGCCCAGGCAGTACTCAGACTGTTCTAACCCTAGCTTTGCGGAGCGGGGTAACCCGCTCCGCAAGCCCTCTTCAGAGGGGGTAGCATATGTTAATAGATCGACTGCAACCCGAGAGCGTTTCAGTCAGCAGTTCCTCTCCCCAACTCACCTCCCTCTCCAGCTCTGTCCAAAATCCCCAACCAGAAAAGCAGAAAGCCGAAGACCCCGCAATCACAGACCAGGTGCTCTTTTCCGGGCAGGGAGACCGCAGGCTGGCGGGTATCCGCCTGCAAAACGAGCGGCAAAACAGCGCCGCAGCCGCCATCAGGGAGACGGACAAGGCGGCCCAGGATCTGGGTCAAAAGATTGACAAGCTGAAGGAACCTCTGGAAACGATAGTTAAAAATTTTCCTCCCTTCGCACCGCAAGACAAGGAAAGGGTCAGGCTCCTGAGAAGCTACACGGCGCTTCGCAAGGAGATCGACCAGCTCACTCTTCCTCCCCCTCCTTCCATCGTCGAGGCCCGCAAGCAGGTGGCGCTTCCCGAGCCGCTCGGTATGAATGCGGACGACAGTCAAATTGCTGACCACGTGGACAAACTTGACGCGGCGGCGCAGTCGCTGACGGCGCTGCGCGGCGACATTGCCGCCGGGACCACCTCGTTTGTGGCCGACGGGCGTTTCGCCAGCATCTTCTCCGCGCCCAAGGGCCCGGAAACACAGGTTTCGGAGCCCATCGCCAGCGAATCGCGCGCGGCAGAAAAAAGTGCCGAGATTGGCCAGCAATTTGCAGAATCGGTAACTCAGGGGGTGGCGCAACAGCACCCTCAATTCCTGAAAGGGTTGAGTTAACCGACATGTCCCTGAAAATTACCTTGAAGAGCAACGAGCGGCTGATCGTAGGCGGCGCCGTGGTCAGAAACGGCGGCAAGGGGACGGTTCTCTTCATCGAGAACACGGTCCCCATACTGCGCGAAAAGGACATCCTGGGCGAAAAGGACACCACCACGCCCTGCAAGAGGGTCTACTTCACCATCCAGCTCATGTATATCGACGAGCCGAACGTCCCGAACTACGTCAAGGCGTACTCGGAACTGGCGGCCGAGATACTGAAGGCGGCCCCGAGCACCAGGAGCTACATCGAGCAGTTGAACGAACGGATAGAGGCCGGGAACTACTACCAGGCACTCAAACTTGCGAAGAATCTCATCGAGTACGAAGAGGAGCTACTGAAAAATGCAAACTAACAACGCGATCAAGGAGTACGTCGGTATCCAGAAGGAGAGCATGTCGGGACGCGAGCTCGAAGCCTCCGTGCTGACCAAGGCGGGGCTGATGCTCAAGGCCGTCCAGGAAAACTGGGATGCCCCGGACCGCGAAGCCAAGATGCTGGAGGCGATAAAGTACAACCAGAAGGTCTGGAGCTTCTTCCAGGCCGAGCTGACCGAGCCCAACCACCCGATGCCCAAGAAGCTGCGCGAGGACCTCTTGAACCTGAGCCTGTTCGTGGACAAGAGGTTCTTCGAGGTGATGGCTTTCCCGACCGCGGAAAAGCTCTCCATCGTCATCGACATCAACTTCAACATCGCCGCGGGCTTGCGGACCAACCCCGAGAACGCGGGTTAGTCGCCGAAGCAGCTGATCTTCGAGGGGGATTGCCACAGGGTGGTCCCCCTCGCTCACGTTCTCACGCGTCGCTATCCCCGCGCGCCCGCATCATCCCGCCCAAGCAGAACATCAAAACCTCGAAACCAAAACCATCAGCCACGGAGAAAATCTGAGGAAATCCGAGAAAGCCTAAAAACACAAGCACGACACTTTGGGGTAAACCCAAAGACGTTAGGTTCCCTCAGAAGTTCTCAGATTTCCTCCGTGGCTAGCTTTTCGCGCGACGTCGCCCAAAGCTCCGCCAGCACCCCCTCCAGTTCCCGCGTGACGCCGGCCGCGTCCAGAAGCGGCGAGCGCCGCATCCTTTCCCGGGCACCCGCCCGGAACTCCCGTAGCGTCTCCCGGTCGCGCGCCACCTGCCGCGCCATGTCGACGTAGGCCGCCTCGCTGGTCGTCACCAGGTCGGCCAGCCCGCAGTTGGTGAGCAGGCTCGCGCCGGTGCGCGAACAGTGGCGGTCGCCGGCGAGGGAGATCACCGGTACCCCCATCCAGAGCGCCTCGCAGGTCGTGGTGGTGCCGTTGTAGGGGAAGGTGTCGAGCCCGATGTCCACGCGCTGGTACTGCTCCAGGTGCTCCCGGGTGCCGGGTTGTCCCTGGTCCAGCTCGATGCGCTCGGCCGCCACCCCCTGCTCCAGGAACTGCTCCAGGATGCGCTGGCGCACCCCCCGGTCCGCCAGCGGCTTCGCCTTCAGGAGCAGGCGCGAGTCGCCGACGGCGCGCAGCACGCGGCTCCAGAGCGCGATCACCTCCGGGGTCACCTTGGAGAGGTTGTTGAACGAGCCGAAGGTGATGTAGCCGTTGGCGCCGCAGGGGGGAGGGGCGATCTCCGGGGCCTCGGCAGGGGGGGCGTAGCAGCAGAAGGAGCGGGGAGCCTGAGCAGCACCTCGCTGTGCAGGCGGTCTTCGATCCCGGGGGGGTCGGCGAGCGCATCGGTGATGCGGTAGTCCATCTCCTTCAGCCCGGTAGTGTCGGGGTAGCCGATCCAGGTGACCTGGATGGGGGCGGGACGATGACAGAAGACGGGGAGCCGGCTGCCGGAGGTGTGCCCGGCCAGGTCGACGAGGATGTCGATGCCGTCGCCGGCGATGAGGGCCGCGGCGTTGTGGTCGGCCATGCCGTGGATGTCGCGCCACTGATCGCAAAGTTCCCTGAGGCGCCCGGTGGTCGCATCGGGAG
Encoded here:
- a CDS encoding tetratricopeptide repeat protein; translation: MPSLMMHKDDMAQEFSRALQLQRAGRLAEAEPLYRGLASAGGALAADAHINLGALLDETGRHEEALEEYRTALSLREGDPLALNNMGSSLFKLGRFAEAAGLFRLALVKAPDALEPAIALGGALQRSGDVDGAIACFRDLVRRRPDCADAHWNLALALLMAGEFREGWAEYQWRWQRDDFTSPRRGFHAPAWDGAPLDGRRILVHGEQGFGDTIQFARYLPMVAQRGGIVIAECQSAALAPILRGMPGVAEVCVMGEPLPPFDVEVPLLSLPHLFDTTLATVPNHVPYLSPPPQRLGLWRAKLSADAGFKVGVVWAGKPVPDPFRSCPLAALAPLGGIPGATLYSLQVGEAAAAPGEYPGLIDFTSAIRDFGDTAAFIAQLDLVISIDTSVAHLAGALGKPVWLMLPMAGDYRWLCGREDSPWYPTMRLFRQQTQGEWGEVVERLAAALAAAVQEFLERRLAAHPFDGGSHYLLGAFLAAAGKPREATVRFTKAAQLLPRQWQPHYALAQALQQQGRFAEAAVSLEEALALEREVPELHEGVGIVKQVLGELEGALQSYREALRLDPALVKARYNLATTLKELGRFEEALGEFREVVRRSPGYADAHWNLAVFLLMNGELPEGWREFSWRFQKSSQAPLRRWEEYPAWDGAPLSGRTILLYGEQGAGDTLQFVRYAPLVAGRGGRVLIEVQSPGLVPLVETVAGVEAVFACGDTIPRFELQASLMDLPGIFGTDLAGIPAEVPYLHVDPARLAACGSLFPDDGSLKVGLAWRGNPGHPNDLNRSLAAEKLSALSALSGVGFYSLQFGAGGELAGILPVTDLTPAIRDYADTAALAARLDLVLSVDTSVAHLCGALGLPVWLLVPFVPDWRWLTRRDDSPWYPTMRLFRQSAPGDWDGVLQRVVRALGELIATKRGARQAPAADSMRQAERYNDEGCTLDGAGRHAEAIARYRQAVALCPGFAAPHYNMGNSLYILGRFAEAAGCYRHALAADPSLAQAWHNLALTLKEQGEFEGALQALQRAVAVAPDYLEARHNLGELQHAMGDLDTAAATFRAILADDPGYLPSWNAFGITLQVQGRLEEAVACYRHALRIKPDYLHALNNLGAASRALCDVDTAVDCYRKVLALDPGYADARWNLALVQLQLGSTGTAGRGTERRFDKVDPSRA
- a CDS encoding glycosyltransferase family 9 protein, which codes for MRYAPLLAAQGATVLVQCQARPIAPVLATVPGVARVLVRGEPLPAFDCHAPLMSLPHLCGTLLETIPAPIPYLAADATLVERWRAAMPQGAFRVGLVWAGRKTYKDDLKRSLTLSLFAPLAQVAGARFCALQVGDGAEQAATPPPGMELTDLGAGIKSFADTAAILTQLDLVISADTAVAHLAGGLGVPVWVLLPMACDWRWLMEREDSPWYPTARLFRQKRRGEWGEVLERVARQLELLVRAKGDR
- a CDS encoding glycosyltransferase family 4 protein, producing MKVSMPSGSMHGWGIAGTYLEREIAQLPPVPGVTLHCMSQNLAPLNPEAWDSINIGYCFFENSIEILNFTRQAARQWDFIVAGSKWCEYLLRIGGVKNCCTILQGVDPERFYPLPLPPDDRFVVFSGGKFELRKGQDLVIVAMKVLMQRHSDVYLSCSWTNQWPFSLLTMENSPFITYRHDDEDFLSVPGRCALDNGLDPARTFVHPLVHNDAIREIFAGTHVGLFPNRCEGGNNMVMCEYMACGRSVIASDTSGHADVINSTIAYPLTRYRPMVINSGGVQTGVWEEPDLEEIIETLEQVYRNRHELPGKGALAAEEMKRLTWGGAARQFHYLATKLANQAELARMRDA
- a CDS encoding flagellar motor protein MotB — translated: MARKKEHEKEPNHERWLVSYADFITLLFAVFVTLYAMSQTDKKKAEEVLASMRESFGYSTTSAGAKPTVIDAGSMSVIPSIHKVTQAPKRMSSTRTRGSEQDFRATKASIEAYLMKAGAQNKVSVSVTQRGLVVSLKEAGFFDSGSATLKQSSLTLLKDVIASLASYSNAVRVEGHTDNIPISTASFPSNWELSTTRATNVLQYLTKQEDFDPARISAAGYGEYRPVADNSDEEGRAKNRRVDIVLLSEQSERNEP